The Kordia sp. SMS9 genome window below encodes:
- a CDS encoding rod shape-determining protein, whose protein sequence is MGFFDFLTEEIAIDLGTANTLIIHNDKVVVDSPSIVARDRITNKIIAVGQEAARMQGKTHENIKTIRPLKDGVIADFDASEKMISLFIKNIPALKKKLFPPSLRMVICIPSGITEVEMRAVKESAERVNGKEVYLIHEPMAAAIGIGVDIMQPKGNMIVDIGGGTTEIAVIALGGIVCDKSVKVAGDVFTNDIVYYMRTQHNLYVGERTAEKIKIQIGAATEDLEVPPEEMSVQGRDLLTGKPKQVQISYREVAKALDKSILRIEDAVMETLSQTPPELAADIYNTGIYLAGGGSMLRGLDKRLSQKTDLPVYIAEDPLRAVVRGTGITLKNLSKFKSVLIGKKN, encoded by the coding sequence ATGGGATTTTTTGATTTCTTAACAGAGGAAATAGCGATAGATTTAGGAACTGCAAACACGTTAATCATTCACAATGATAAAGTGGTTGTTGACAGTCCATCAATTGTCGCCAGGGACCGAATCACCAACAAAATCATTGCTGTCGGTCAAGAAGCTGCGCGTATGCAGGGAAAAACTCATGAGAACATTAAAACGATTCGTCCGTTAAAAGATGGCGTTATTGCCGATTTTGATGCGTCTGAAAAAATGATCAGTCTGTTCATAAAAAATATTCCAGCACTCAAAAAGAAACTATTTCCACCTTCGTTGCGAATGGTAATTTGCATTCCTTCAGGAATCACAGAAGTGGAAATGCGCGCCGTAAAAGAATCGGCAGAGCGTGTCAATGGAAAAGAAGTATATCTGATACACGAACCAATGGCTGCGGCTATTGGTATCGGCGTCGATATCATGCAACCCAAAGGAAATATGATTGTCGACATTGGTGGTGGAACTACGGAAATTGCGGTGATCGCTTTGGGCGGAATTGTCTGTGACAAATCGGTAAAAGTGGCTGGTGATGTATTTACTAACGACATTGTATACTACATGCGTACGCAACACAACTTATATGTGGGAGAACGTACGGCAGAAAAAATCAAAATTCAAATTGGAGCAGCCACGGAAGATTTAGAAGTTCCGCCAGAAGAAATGTCGGTACAAGGACGTGACTTGTTAACAGGAAAACCAAAACAGGTACAAATTTCCTATCGTGAAGTTGCCAAAGCCTTAGACAAATCTATCTTACGAATTGAAGATGCCGTGATGGAAACCTTATCGCAAACACCTCCAGAATTGGCAGCCGATATTTACAACACAGGAATCTATTTGGCTGGTGGTGGCTCTATGTTACGTGGTTTAGACAAGCGTTTATCGCAAAAAACAGATTTACCTGTATACATTGCAGAAGATCCATTGCGTGCCGTAGTTCGCGGAACAGGAATTACCCTGAAAAATCTAAGTAAATTCAAAAGTGTATTAATTGGGAAGAAGAACTAG
- the mreC gene encoding rod shape-determining protein MreC — protein sequence MQHIINFLIKNKNFILFLVLLSISLLFTVQSHSYHKSKFINSANWLSGGIYEGANGVSSYFNLKSENERLVEENRQLKNILYNKKDSVNSIEFIDSISFPTDYLFRGASITKNSYSNTNNILLINKGNNDSIATDMGVVNAKGIIGIVDRVSGNHATVISILNVDNSKINAQLKNTNHFGTLTWDGKNPNVVQLEDIEKLAKFTENDTIVTGGNSTLFPKGIPIGTVKNFKLNTTENLYNINVQLFNDMTDLEHVYVIENLHREEIDNLLAPEN from the coding sequence ATGCAACATATCATTAACTTTCTAATCAAGAATAAAAATTTTATTCTGTTTTTAGTGTTGCTATCGATTTCGTTGCTCTTTACGGTGCAATCGCATTCCTATCATAAAAGTAAATTTATCAACTCTGCCAATTGGCTTTCAGGTGGTATCTATGAAGGCGCCAATGGTGTTTCTTCGTATTTCAACCTAAAATCTGAAAATGAACGTTTGGTTGAAGAAAATCGGCAACTCAAAAACATTCTGTACAACAAAAAAGATAGTGTAAATTCCATTGAGTTTATCGACAGTATTTCTTTTCCAACCGATTATCTATTTCGTGGAGCAAGCATTACTAAAAACAGCTATTCCAACACTAATAACATCTTACTAATCAACAAAGGAAACAACGACAGTATTGCCACCGATATGGGCGTTGTAAATGCAAAAGGCATCATCGGAATTGTAGATCGCGTTAGTGGAAATCATGCTACTGTCATCAGCATTTTAAATGTAGATAACTCAAAAATTAATGCACAACTCAAAAACACCAATCATTTTGGAACACTTACGTGGGATGGAAAAAATCCAAACGTTGTACAGTTGGAAGACATCGAAAAGCTTGCAAAATTTACTGAAAATGATACAATTGTTACGGGCGGAAACTCTACGTTGTTTCCCAAAGGCATTCCTATTGGAACAGTGAAAAACTTTAAATTGAATACCACTGAAAATTTATACAACATAAACGTGCAATTATTCAACGATATGACCGATTTAGAACACGTCTACGTCATTGAAAATTTACACAGAGAAGAAATTGATAACTTATTAGCTCCTGAAAACTAA
- a CDS encoding rod shape-determining protein MreD — protein MGPVIFWNSLRFVIAVLAQVLICNHIDFLGYINPLVYIYFIFLFPLNANRSAFLIIAFLLGLTVDMFSDTGGAHAAACVIIAYIRPFVLRFAFGVSYEHQSIKLENTAVGQRFVYILILTFIHHFFFFLLEIFNISSILIILRNTAFFSIFTILIITLSITLFSRKNS, from the coding sequence ATGGGTCCAGTTATTTTTTGGAATAGTCTCCGATTTGTCATCGCGGTTTTAGCGCAAGTATTGATATGCAATCATATTGACTTCTTGGGTTACATCAATCCGTTGGTGTACATCTACTTTATCTTTCTATTTCCGCTCAACGCCAACCGAAGTGCCTTTTTAATCATTGCTTTTTTATTAGGATTGACCGTAGATATGTTCTCAGATACAGGCGGCGCGCATGCTGCTGCGTGTGTCATTATTGCATACATTCGTCCGTTTGTATTGCGCTTTGCGTTTGGAGTGAGTTATGAGCATCAATCAATAAAACTTGAAAATACAGCCGTCGGACAGCGCTTTGTATACATTCTCATTTTGACCTTTATTCATCACTTTTTCTTTTTCTTATTAGAAATTTTTAACATATCTTCTATCCTAATCATCCTAAGAAATACAGCTTTCTTTAGTATCTTTACTATCCTAATCATCACACTATCAATAACTTTATTTAGTCGAAAAAATTCATGA
- the mrdA gene encoding penicillin-binding protein 2, with protein sequence MRKLLLYLIVISVGLIYTGRLSYLQLFNDVEVATNFLNDSAIKTEYTYPERGYVYDRNGTLLVANQPSYDVMVIPREVKEFNKAEFCKLLRITEEEFATKLEKAKKHSWRVPSVFVAQMAKRDYAYLQEKMHRFKGFYIQKRSIRNYQTDHGANVLGFISEVDDRDLKKNPYYQSGELIGRTGIEKSYENELRGVKGVKRIQKDIHNKVIGSYENGRLDTLPVNGKDIQITLDAKLQAYGEQLMVNKRGGIVAIEPSSGEILALVSAPSYDPDLLVGRQRSKNYSAMHYDSIRKPMYDRGLLAQYAPGSPFKTLNALVALQEGVITTQTTYTCRSGYYYGRSGRKMGCHCGSGKRNVINGVAKSCNAYFANAYRQIISKYDSPREGMNVWSDHIKSFGLGDYFGNDLSTGRKGRIPTGDYYTNNYFKHDKWHVLNTISNAIGQGQVELTPIQLANMTAAIANRGHYFTPHIIKKINGVSINNPHFTEPKHTTIDKQHFEPVIQGMHDVFSMKKGGTARWLNVPGIEICGKTGTAENFIKIDGERTQLTDHSIFVAFAPKDNPKIAIAVFVENGYYGARWAGKISSLMIEQYLKGEISLKAMEKLVLEKSLEEEYAKPLSGEPFTINE encoded by the coding sequence ATGAGGAAACTGTTGTTATACCTTATTGTAATCTCTGTTGGACTCATCTATACAGGACGTCTCTCCTATTTGCAATTATTCAATGATGTAGAAGTTGCCACTAATTTCTTAAATGATAGTGCTATCAAAACAGAATATACCTATCCTGAACGCGGTTATGTATACGATAGAAACGGAACATTGCTCGTTGCCAACCAACCGTCGTATGATGTCATGGTCATTCCACGCGAGGTGAAAGAATTCAACAAAGCGGAATTTTGCAAACTATTGCGCATTACGGAAGAAGAATTCGCCACAAAATTAGAAAAAGCTAAAAAACACTCTTGGCGTGTTCCATCGGTGTTTGTCGCACAAATGGCAAAGCGCGATTACGCATATCTTCAAGAAAAAATGCATCGTTTTAAAGGTTTTTACATTCAAAAACGTTCCATTCGTAACTACCAAACCGATCACGGCGCCAATGTGTTAGGGTTTATCAGCGAAGTAGACGATCGTGATTTAAAAAAGAATCCATATTACCAATCTGGCGAATTGATTGGTCGTACAGGCATTGAAAAGTCGTATGAAAACGAATTGCGCGGCGTCAAAGGTGTGAAGCGCATTCAAAAAGACATCCACAACAAGGTGATTGGTTCTTATGAAAATGGGCGTTTAGACACACTTCCCGTGAACGGAAAAGACATTCAAATCACGCTTGACGCGAAATTACAAGCATACGGCGAACAATTAATGGTTAACAAACGCGGCGGCATTGTCGCAATTGAACCTTCTTCGGGAGAAATATTAGCCTTGGTTTCTGCACCAAGTTACGATCCTGATCTGTTGGTTGGTCGTCAACGTTCCAAGAATTACAGTGCCATGCATTATGATTCTATCAGAAAACCAATGTATGACAGAGGTTTGTTAGCACAATACGCGCCTGGTTCGCCATTTAAAACCTTAAATGCATTAGTAGCACTGCAAGAAGGTGTGATTACGACACAAACAACCTACACGTGTCGTAGTGGCTATTATTACGGCAGAAGCGGACGAAAAATGGGCTGTCACTGTGGAAGCGGAAAGCGAAATGTAATCAATGGAGTAGCAAAATCCTGTAATGCGTACTTTGCCAATGCATATCGACAAATCATCAGCAAATACGATTCGCCACGAGAAGGCATGAATGTTTGGAGTGATCATATCAAAAGTTTTGGTTTGGGCGACTATTTTGGCAATGACTTATCTACAGGACGTAAAGGACGCATTCCGACAGGAGATTATTATACAAACAATTATTTTAAGCATGACAAATGGCACGTTCTCAACACTATTTCCAATGCTATTGGACAAGGACAAGTAGAATTGACGCCGATTCAATTGGCAAATATGACCGCAGCAATTGCCAACAGAGGACATTATTTTACGCCACACATCATCAAAAAAATTAATGGAGTATCTATAAATAATCCACATTTTACGGAACCAAAACACACAACTATTGACAAGCAACATTTTGAACCTGTGATTCAAGGAATGCACGATGTATTCAGTATGAAAAAAGGTGGAACCGCTCGTTGGCTAAATGTTCCTGGAATTGAAATTTGTGGAAAAACAGGAACGGCAGAAAACTTTATCAAAATTGATGGCGAACGAACACAACTGACCGATCATTCAATTTTTGTGGCGTTTGCTCCAAAAGATAATCCTAAGATTGCCATTGCGGTTTTTGTAGAAAACGGTTATTATGGAGCGCGTTGGGCAGGAAAAATTTCTAGCTTAATGATTGAGCAATATCTCAAAGGCGAAATTAGCTTGAAAGCTATGGAAAAGTTAGTCTTAGAGAAGAGTTTGGAAGAAGAATATGCAAAGCCACTAAGTGGAGAACCATTTACCATCAATGAGTAG
- the rodA gene encoding rod shape-determining protein RodA, whose amino-acid sequence MSREVKFVKKIDWLSILLYFLLVGIGWINIYSASVTESANGLLDMNQLYGKQLFFIGTSLVLILLILSIEAKFYERFSSIIYVIALLSLLGLMILGKNINGATSWYAIGSFTLQPSEFAKAATVLALAKFLSDIQTNINIFKHQLFAFAIILLPPMLIMLQPDAGSAMVYMAFFFVLYREGLPAIYLWIGFLLVLLFVVTLKLGYIYTIIGTAVLGLACIFFFFKKKLKRERKTTLALTSLVAAIGFILVVNYIFYNVFQQHHRDRFTLVLGLEKDPVKLEKMRKTFGFNTNQSEIAISSGGFSGKGWQKGTRTRGDFVPEQDTDYIFTTVGEEWGFLGSSVVIFLFVFLLLRILHRAEQQKNKFSRVYGYSVAAILFFHFAINIGMVIGLFPTVGIPLPFFSYGGSGLWGFTILLFIFIKLDANRINEW is encoded by the coding sequence ATGAGTAGAGAAGTAAAATTTGTCAAAAAAATAGACTGGCTTTCCATATTGCTGTACTTTTTGTTGGTCGGAATTGGTTGGATTAATATCTACTCCGCTTCTGTGACCGAAAGTGCTAACGGACTTTTGGATATGAATCAGTTATACGGAAAACAATTGTTTTTTATTGGCACAAGTCTCGTTTTAATTCTGCTCATCCTTTCCATAGAAGCCAAGTTTTACGAACGATTTTCTAGTATTATTTATGTCATTGCTTTACTAAGCCTGCTCGGTTTGATGATACTTGGTAAAAATATCAATGGCGCCACTTCTTGGTATGCCATAGGAAGTTTTACACTACAACCTTCTGAATTTGCCAAAGCTGCCACCGTACTTGCCTTAGCGAAGTTTCTGAGTGATATTCAAACGAATATCAACATCTTTAAGCATCAATTATTTGCCTTTGCTATTATTTTATTGCCGCCTATGCTCATCATGCTACAACCTGATGCAGGAAGTGCCATGGTGTATATGGCGTTCTTTTTTGTATTGTATCGCGAAGGTTTGCCTGCTATTTATTTGTGGATTGGCTTTTTGCTGGTGCTACTCTTTGTGGTCACCTTAAAACTAGGATATATTTATACCATTATTGGAACCGCTGTTTTAGGACTTGCCTGTATATTTTTCTTTTTCAAGAAGAAACTAAAGCGAGAACGCAAAACAACGCTGGCATTGACCTCTTTGGTTGCCGCAATCGGTTTTATTTTGGTGGTAAACTATATCTTTTACAATGTATTTCAGCAACACCACCGCGATCGTTTTACCTTGGTGTTAGGCTTGGAAAAAGATCCTGTAAAGCTTGAAAAGATGCGAAAAACCTTTGGCTTTAACACCAATCAATCAGAAATTGCCATTAGTTCGGGTGGTTTTTCTGGAAAAGGCTGGCAAAAAGGAACGCGTACACGAGGTGATTTTGTCCCTGAACAAGACACTGACTATATTTTTACAACCGTTGGTGAAGAATGGGGATTTTTAGGAAGTTCGGTTGTCATCTTTTTATTTGTCTTTCTATTATTACGAATTCTGCACAGAGCCGAACAGCAAAAAAACAAATTTAGCCGCGTATATGGTTATAGTGTTGCTGCGATTTTGTTTTTTCACTTTGCCATCAATATTGGAATGGTGATTGGCTTATTTCCAACGGTTGGAATTCCGCTGCCATTCTTTAGTTATGGTGGTTCAGGACTTTGGGGTTTTACCATTTTACTCTTTATTTTTATTAAGTTGGATGCGAATCGGATTAATGAGTGGTAA